A region from the Candidatus Syntrophosphaera sp. genome encodes:
- a CDS encoding lmo0937 family membrane protein: MLWIIAVVLVALWLLGLLTSYTLGGFIHILLVIAVIVILVRIIRGNKIL; encoded by the coding sequence ATGTTATGGATTATCGCAGTTGTCCTGGTCGCCCTGTGGCTGTTGGGATTGTTAACTTCGTACACGCTGGGCGGATTCATCCACATTCTTCTGGTGATCGCCGTCATAGTTATCCTGGTGCGGATCATCCGCGGCAATAAGATACTTTAA
- the rpsU gene encoding 30S ribosomal protein S21, translating into MPTVVAKDNESFDYLLKRFKKKCEKAAILSEIKKRQAFEKPSVRKKREANASARKMLKVQRRMQRYMR; encoded by the coding sequence TTGCCGACAGTAGTAGCCAAAGACAATGAGTCCTTCGATTACCTGCTGAAAAGATTCAAGAAGAAATGCGAAAAAGCCGCGATTCTTTCCGAAATAAAGAAGAGACAAGCCTTTGAAAAGCCAAGCGTGAGAAAAAAACGCGAAGCCAACGCCTCAGCGCGCAAGATGCTCAAAGTCCAGCGCCGGATGCAGCGTTACATGAGATAA
- a CDS encoding porin family protein, with the protein MKRTIILIVMMAALAVAFAQSPISTGQTQLNAGVGLSAWGVPVYAGLDYGLSRDVSIGAEVSFRSYRQKIAQVYWDHSVLGISGNVNYHFNHILNIPEPWDFYAGLNLGYYVFNSPSSYPGSYKSQLGIAGQIGGRYYFTDKLGVNLEFGGGNAFSGGKLGISLKL; encoded by the coding sequence ATGAAAAGAACAATCATACTCATCGTTATGATGGCCGCCCTGGCGGTTGCCTTCGCCCAAAGTCCCATTTCCACAGGCCAAACCCAGCTCAATGCCGGTGTCGGCCTGTCCGCCTGGGGAGTTCCGGTTTATGCCGGCCTGGATTACGGCCTCTCCCGGGATGTGTCTATCGGCGCTGAAGTGTCGTTTCGGTCCTACCGGCAGAAGATCGCCCAAGTTTACTGGGATCACTCCGTGCTGGGGATCTCCGGAAATGTGAACTACCACTTCAACCATATTCTGAACATCCCCGAACCCTGGGATTTTTATGCCGGGCTCAATCTCGGGTATTATGTTTTCAACTCTCCCAGCAGCTATCCCGGAAGTTACAAGTCGCAATTGGGTATCGCCGGCCAGATCGGCGGACGCTATTACTTCACCGACAAATTAGGTGTAAACTTGGAATTTGGCGGCGGTAACGCGTTCTCCGGCGGAAAACTGGGAATATCCCTAAAACTATAG